The Ciconia boyciana chromosome 2, ASM3463844v1, whole genome shotgun sequence genome has a segment encoding these proteins:
- the UBA5 gene encoding ubiquitin-like modifier-activating enzyme 5 isoform X2 produces the protein MAEPSRLEQLERRVRELEEELAQEKGGRRAPRARIESMSPEVTDSNPYSRLMALKRMGIVKDYEKIRTFTVAVVGVGGVGSVTAEMLTRCGIGKLLLFDYDKVELANMNRLFFQPHQAGLSKVQAAEHTLRNINPDVQFEVHNYNITTLDNFEHFMDRISNGALEEGKPVDLVLSCVDNFEARMAINMACNELGQIWMESGVSENAVSGHIQLIIPGESACFACAPPLVVAANIDEKTLKREGVCAASLPTTMGVVAGILVQNVLKYLLNFGTVSYYLGYNAMQDFFPTMSMKPNPQCSDQNCRKQQENYKKKEAAQPKQEVIEQEEEIVHEDNDWGIELVSEISEDELKAASGPVPELPEGITVAYTIPNKEENLITEETVAECEESLEELMAK, from the exons ATGGCGGAGCCGagcaggctggagcagctggagcgGCGTGTgcgggagctggaggaggagctggcCCAGGAGaagggcgggcggcgggcgccgcggGCCCGCATCGAGAGCATGAGCCCGGAGGTGACGGACTCCAACCCCTACAG tcGCTTGATGGCATTAAAAAGAATGGGAATTGTCAAAGACTATGAG aaaatCCGTACCTTTACAGTTGCAGTAGTAGGTGTAGGTGGAGTTGGCAGTGTGACTGCTGAAATGTTGACAAGGTGTGGCATTGGTAAG ctgcttctgtttgatTATGACAAGGTGGAATTGGCAAACATGAACAGACTCTTCTTCCAGCCTCATCAAGCTGGATTAAGTAAAGTGCAAGCAGCAGAGCATACTTTGAG GAATATTAATCCCGATGTTCAATTTGAAGTACATAACTACAACATCACAACACTGGACAACTTTGAACATTTCATGGATAGAATAAG TAACGGTGCACTAGAGGAAGGGAAGCCTGTTGATCTTGTTCTAAGCTGCGTGGACAACTTTGAAGCTCGCATGGCAATTAATATG GCCTGCAATGAACTTGGACAAATCTGGATGGAATCTGGAGTGAGTGAAAATGCAGTGTCGGGACATATACAGCTGATCATACCTGGTGAATCTGCTTGTTTTGCG TGCGCTCCTCCACTTGTAGTTGCTGCAAATATTGATGAGAAAACATTAAAACGAGAAGGAGTTTGTGCAGCTAGCCTTCCTACAACTATGGGTGTTGTGGCAGGAATTCTTGTACAAAATGTTCTGAA ATACCTGTTAAATTTTGGTACTGTGAGTTATTATCTTGGTTACAATGCGATGCAGGATTTCTTTCCAACTATGTCTATGAAGCCAAACCCACAATGTAGTGACCAAaattgcagaaaacagcaagaaaattataag aaaaaagaagctgCACAACCAAAACAAGAAGTAATtgaacaggaagaagaaatagtaCACGAAGACAATGACTGGG GCATCGAATTAGTATCAGAAATTTCAGAAGATGAGCTGAAGGCTGCATCTGGCCCAGTACCTGAGCTTCCTGAGGGAATTACTGTAGCATATACTATCCCAAACAAG GAAGAGAATTTGATAACTGAGGAGACAGTAGCAGAGTGTGAAGAAAGCCTAGAAGAACTCATGGCCAAA TGA
- the UBA5 gene encoding ubiquitin-like modifier-activating enzyme 5 isoform X1, with protein MAEPSRLEQLERRVRELEEELAQEKGGRRAPRARIESMSPEVTDSNPYSRLMALKRMGIVKDYEKIRTFTVAVVGVGGVGSVTAEMLTRCGIGKLLLFDYDKVELANMNRLFFQPHQAGLSKVQAAEHTLRNINPDVQFEVHNYNITTLDNFEHFMDRISNGALEEGKPVDLVLSCVDNFEARMAINMACNELGQIWMESGVSENAVSGHIQLIIPGESACFACAPPLVVAANIDEKTLKREGVCAASLPTTMGVVAGILVQNVLKYLLNFGTVSYYLGYNAMQDFFPTMSMKPNPQCSDQNCRKQQENYKKKEAAQPKQEVIEQEEEIVHEDNDWGIELVSEISEDELKAASGPVPELPEGITVAYTIPNKEENLITEETVAECEESLEELMAKVRNM; from the exons ATGGCGGAGCCGagcaggctggagcagctggagcgGCGTGTgcgggagctggaggaggagctggcCCAGGAGaagggcgggcggcgggcgccgcggGCCCGCATCGAGAGCATGAGCCCGGAGGTGACGGACTCCAACCCCTACAG tcGCTTGATGGCATTAAAAAGAATGGGAATTGTCAAAGACTATGAG aaaatCCGTACCTTTACAGTTGCAGTAGTAGGTGTAGGTGGAGTTGGCAGTGTGACTGCTGAAATGTTGACAAGGTGTGGCATTGGTAAG ctgcttctgtttgatTATGACAAGGTGGAATTGGCAAACATGAACAGACTCTTCTTCCAGCCTCATCAAGCTGGATTAAGTAAAGTGCAAGCAGCAGAGCATACTTTGAG GAATATTAATCCCGATGTTCAATTTGAAGTACATAACTACAACATCACAACACTGGACAACTTTGAACATTTCATGGATAGAATAAG TAACGGTGCACTAGAGGAAGGGAAGCCTGTTGATCTTGTTCTAAGCTGCGTGGACAACTTTGAAGCTCGCATGGCAATTAATATG GCCTGCAATGAACTTGGACAAATCTGGATGGAATCTGGAGTGAGTGAAAATGCAGTGTCGGGACATATACAGCTGATCATACCTGGTGAATCTGCTTGTTTTGCG TGCGCTCCTCCACTTGTAGTTGCTGCAAATATTGATGAGAAAACATTAAAACGAGAAGGAGTTTGTGCAGCTAGCCTTCCTACAACTATGGGTGTTGTGGCAGGAATTCTTGTACAAAATGTTCTGAA ATACCTGTTAAATTTTGGTACTGTGAGTTATTATCTTGGTTACAATGCGATGCAGGATTTCTTTCCAACTATGTCTATGAAGCCAAACCCACAATGTAGTGACCAAaattgcagaaaacagcaagaaaattataag aaaaaagaagctgCACAACCAAAACAAGAAGTAATtgaacaggaagaagaaatagtaCACGAAGACAATGACTGGG GCATCGAATTAGTATCAGAAATTTCAGAAGATGAGCTGAAGGCTGCATCTGGCCCAGTACCTGAGCTTCCTGAGGGAATTACTGTAGCATATACTATCCCAAACAAG GAAGAGAATTTGATAACTGAGGAGACAGTAGCAGAGTGTGAAGAAAGCCTAGAAGAACTCATGGCCAAAGTGAGAAACATGtag
- the UBA5 gene encoding ubiquitin-like modifier-activating enzyme 5 isoform X3 produces MNRLFFQPHQAGLSKVQAAEHTLRNINPDVQFEVHNYNITTLDNFEHFMDRISNGALEEGKPVDLVLSCVDNFEARMAINMACNELGQIWMESGVSENAVSGHIQLIIPGESACFACAPPLVVAANIDEKTLKREGVCAASLPTTMGVVAGILVQNVLKYLLNFGTVSYYLGYNAMQDFFPTMSMKPNPQCSDQNCRKQQENYKKKEAAQPKQEVIEQEEEIVHEDNDWGIELVSEISEDELKAASGPVPELPEGITVAYTIPNKEENLITEETVAECEESLEELMAKVRNM; encoded by the exons ATGAACAGACTCTTCTTCCAGCCTCATCAAGCTGGATTAAGTAAAGTGCAAGCAGCAGAGCATACTTTGAG GAATATTAATCCCGATGTTCAATTTGAAGTACATAACTACAACATCACAACACTGGACAACTTTGAACATTTCATGGATAGAATAAG TAACGGTGCACTAGAGGAAGGGAAGCCTGTTGATCTTGTTCTAAGCTGCGTGGACAACTTTGAAGCTCGCATGGCAATTAATATG GCCTGCAATGAACTTGGACAAATCTGGATGGAATCTGGAGTGAGTGAAAATGCAGTGTCGGGACATATACAGCTGATCATACCTGGTGAATCTGCTTGTTTTGCG TGCGCTCCTCCACTTGTAGTTGCTGCAAATATTGATGAGAAAACATTAAAACGAGAAGGAGTTTGTGCAGCTAGCCTTCCTACAACTATGGGTGTTGTGGCAGGAATTCTTGTACAAAATGTTCTGAA ATACCTGTTAAATTTTGGTACTGTGAGTTATTATCTTGGTTACAATGCGATGCAGGATTTCTTTCCAACTATGTCTATGAAGCCAAACCCACAATGTAGTGACCAAaattgcagaaaacagcaagaaaattataag aaaaaagaagctgCACAACCAAAACAAGAAGTAATtgaacaggaagaagaaatagtaCACGAAGACAATGACTGGG GCATCGAATTAGTATCAGAAATTTCAGAAGATGAGCTGAAGGCTGCATCTGGCCCAGTACCTGAGCTTCCTGAGGGAATTACTGTAGCATATACTATCCCAAACAAG GAAGAGAATTTGATAACTGAGGAGACAGTAGCAGAGTGTGAAGAAAGCCTAGAAGAACTCATGGCCAAAGTGAGAAACATGtag